One window of Leifsonia sp. AK011 genomic DNA carries:
- a CDS encoding cell division protein CrgA yields the protein MARTTARTKPERPASSGEPAPNPVWFKPVMFGFMLAGLLWIIVFYVSSSTLPIPGIDGWNLVIGFGIAFIGFLMTTRWR from the coding sequence ATGGCCCGTACGACTGCACGCACCAAGCCCGAGCGTCCCGCTTCCTCCGGTGAGCCGGCACCGAACCCTGTGTGGTTCAAGCCGGTCATGTTCGGCTTCATGCTGGCGGGGCTGCTGTGGATCATCGTCTTCTACGTGAGCAGCTCCACGCTGCCGATCCCCGGCATCGACGGCTGGAACCTGGTCATCGGCTTCGGCATCGCGTTCATCGGCTTCCTCATGACCACGCGGTGGCGCTGA
- a CDS encoding DUF3662 and FHA domain-containing protein, with product MGLLDSFERGLERAVNGAFAKTFKSGLQPVEITAALRRELDTKAAVVSRDRILVPNKFTVKLSPVDYERMSGLGPALIDELVDLVQRHARTQRYSFAGGISVALAEDRRLSQGMIEIQSVNVQGAVTWTPVLEINGTRHPITRSRTIIGRGSDADITVDDTGISRKHVEVLWDGTRAQVNDLGSTNGSKLNGAPVARAPLTPDSVIDIGRTRIVFRVLAQSAAVDPPQNSPVSDETSWLGGLQ from the coding sequence TTGGGACTACTGGACAGCTTCGAGCGAGGTCTTGAACGCGCCGTCAACGGCGCGTTCGCCAAGACCTTTAAGAGCGGTCTGCAGCCTGTGGAGATCACAGCGGCACTCCGCCGCGAACTCGACACGAAGGCTGCAGTCGTCTCACGCGACCGCATCCTCGTGCCCAACAAGTTCACCGTGAAGCTCAGCCCCGTCGACTACGAACGGATGTCAGGGCTAGGCCCGGCACTCATCGACGAACTCGTCGACCTGGTACAACGGCACGCCCGCACCCAGCGGTACTCCTTCGCGGGAGGCATCTCGGTCGCGCTGGCCGAGGATCGCCGCCTCTCCCAGGGCATGATCGAGATCCAGTCGGTGAACGTGCAGGGCGCAGTCACGTGGACGCCCGTGCTCGAGATCAACGGCACGCGGCATCCGATCACCCGTTCCCGCACCATCATCGGGCGCGGCAGCGACGCAGACATCACCGTCGACGACACCGGAATATCCCGCAAGCACGTCGAAGTTCTCTGGGATGGCACCCGCGCCCAGGTCAACGATCTGGGGTCAACGAACGGCTCCAAGCTCAACGGTGCACCGGTTGCTCGCGCACCGCTGACGCCCGATTCCGTCATCGACATCGGTCGAACGCGTATCGTGTTCCGGGTGCTCGCCCAGTCCGCCGCCGTCGATCCGCCGCAGAACTCGCCGGTGAGCGATGAGACGAGCTGGTTGGGCGGCCTCCAGTGA
- a CDS encoding FtsW/RodA/SpoVE family cell cycle protein yields the protein MPASNADSPISTFTSTIRLKLREPARLRNVELLLVLFALVIVFSAVVLVELGAIGQIQPGILSLVGVLAVLILGIHVTLRLVAREADPLILPIITVLNGMGIAMIYRLDLAEGYEGWDSAGVRQIVWTGIAIVIAGAVLLIVRNHRVLQRYRFIAMFSGILLLLLPMLPVIGSERNGARLWIELGPFSFQPGELGKVALAIFFAGYLVTARDSLSMVGRKFLGMQLPRARDLGPILVVFAASMLVLVVQRDLGTALLYFGLFLVMLYVATGRSSWVVLGLSLFVLGAFVASRTLSYVGGRVDAWLDPFNPENFEAIGGSYQLVQGLFGLAAGGLIGTGLGRGRPDITPLAESDYIIAALGEEIGLIGLFAILALYLLFVARGFRIGFAGQDDFGRLLGVGLAFVIALQVFVVIGGVTRVIPLTGLTTPFLAAGGSSLVANWIIAALLLRLSDSVRNQPLLVIDKAVEDRLVVGQ from the coding sequence ATGCCCGCCTCGAACGCTGATTCGCCCATCTCGACGTTCACGTCGACGATCCGCCTCAAGCTGCGGGAGCCCGCGCGGCTCCGCAACGTCGAGCTGCTGCTCGTGCTCTTCGCGCTCGTCATCGTGTTCTCGGCGGTCGTGCTCGTCGAACTCGGCGCCATCGGCCAGATCCAGCCGGGCATCCTCTCCCTCGTCGGGGTGCTCGCCGTCCTCATCCTCGGCATCCACGTGACCCTGCGTCTGGTCGCGCGCGAAGCCGACCCGCTCATCCTGCCCATCATCACCGTGCTCAACGGCATGGGCATCGCGATGATCTACCGTCTCGACCTCGCCGAGGGATACGAGGGCTGGGACAGCGCGGGTGTTCGCCAGATCGTGTGGACGGGCATCGCCATCGTCATCGCCGGCGCTGTGCTGCTGATCGTGCGCAACCACCGCGTGCTCCAGCGCTACCGTTTCATCGCGATGTTCAGCGGCATCCTGCTGCTTCTCCTGCCCATGCTCCCGGTGATCGGCAGCGAGCGGAACGGCGCGCGCCTCTGGATCGAGCTCGGTCCCTTCTCGTTCCAGCCGGGTGAGCTCGGCAAGGTCGCACTCGCGATCTTCTTCGCCGGCTACCTCGTCACCGCGCGCGATTCGCTCTCGATGGTCGGTCGCAAGTTCCTCGGGATGCAACTGCCCAGGGCGCGGGACCTGGGCCCGATCCTCGTGGTCTTCGCCGCCTCGATGCTGGTTCTCGTCGTGCAGCGGGACCTCGGCACGGCGCTGCTGTACTTCGGCCTCTTCCTCGTCATGCTCTACGTCGCGACCGGCCGCTCGAGCTGGGTCGTGCTCGGTCTCTCGCTGTTCGTGCTGGGCGCGTTCGTGGCGAGCCGCACGCTCAGCTACGTCGGCGGCCGGGTCGACGCCTGGCTCGACCCGTTCAATCCGGAGAACTTCGAGGCCATCGGCGGCAGCTATCAGCTCGTTCAGGGGCTGTTCGGCCTGGCGGCCGGTGGACTCATCGGCACGGGGCTGGGTCGTGGACGACCGGACATCACTCCCCTCGCGGAGAGCGACTACATCATCGCGGCGCTCGGCGAGGAGATCGGTCTCATCGGACTCTTCGCGATCCTCGCGCTCTACCTGCTCTTCGTGGCTCGCGGCTTCCGTATCGGGTTCGCGGGGCAGGACGACTTCGGGCGACTACTCGGCGTCGGTCTCGCCTTCGTCATCGCGCTGCAGGTCTTCGTCGTGATCGGTGGCGTCACCCGCGTCATCCCCCTCACCGGTCTCACGACGCCGTTCCTCGCGGCGGGTGGTTCGTCACTCGTGGCGAACTGGATCATCGCCGCGCTCCTGCTTCGGCTCTCGGACTCCGTGCGCAACCAGCCGCTGCTGGTCATCGACAAGGCCGTGGAGGACAGGCTGGTGGTGGGCCAGTGA
- a CDS encoding class E sortase — protein MVLVDGRVARRRAERASRHKVTVVGVLGEVLITGGVLVLAFLGWQVWINDIIVGDEQTHVSQELSQNWDKGEATVAAPPDRPDPGAPQIDVAPGNAERFANLIVPRFGADYTRPIAEGIGVEDVLAFGIGHYPDTAMPGDVGNFAVAGHRTGWGAPLADIVNLQVGDSIFIETEAGWYKYVFRSMEYVMPTGVNVLEPVPTIEGQAPTDRLITITSCNPPLTAAERVVAYGVYDTWYPRAGGPPPEIAAIAQTVAAG, from the coding sequence ATGGTTCTCGTGGACGGTCGCGTCGCGCGCCGGCGTGCCGAACGCGCTTCGCGTCACAAGGTGACGGTCGTTGGCGTCCTCGGCGAGGTTCTCATCACCGGTGGAGTGCTCGTTCTCGCGTTCCTCGGATGGCAGGTCTGGATCAACGACATCATCGTCGGTGACGAGCAGACCCACGTGTCCCAGGAGCTCAGCCAGAACTGGGACAAGGGTGAGGCCACCGTTGCAGCTCCCCCCGATCGTCCCGACCCGGGCGCTCCCCAGATCGACGTAGCACCCGGCAATGCCGAGCGCTTCGCCAACCTGATCGTGCCGCGCTTCGGCGCCGACTACACCCGCCCGATCGCCGAGGGCATCGGCGTCGAAGATGTTCTTGCATTCGGAATCGGTCACTACCCCGACACCGCCATGCCCGGAGACGTCGGCAACTTCGCGGTGGCCGGTCACCGCACCGGCTGGGGCGCTCCCCTCGCCGACATCGTCAACCTCCAGGTGGGCGACAGCATCTTCATCGAGACCGAGGCCGGCTGGTACAAGTACGTCTTCCGTTCGATGGAGTACGTGATGCCGACGGGCGTGAACGTGCTGGAGCCCGTTCCCACGATCGAGGGCCAGGCCCCGACCGACCGACTCATCACCATCACGAGCTGCAACCCGCCCCTGACGGCTGCCGAGCGTGTTGTCGCGTACGGCGTGTACGACACCTGGTACCCGCGCGCCGGCGGTCCGCCGCCCGAGATCGCTGCGATCGCGCAGACCGTGGCGGCCGGCTGA
- the pknB gene encoding Stk1 family PASTA domain-containing Ser/Thr kinase: MTEGVAQGVRLLAGRYELGDLIGRGGMSDVHVGIDNRLGRRVAVKLLKPSLATDPAFRTRFRREAQDAAKMAHPTIVRIFDAGEEVVHERSGAESLLPFIVMEFVDGRLLRDIIADGPLDPSEAARIVGQVLTALEYSHRAGVVHRDIKPGNIMVTASGQVKVMDFGIARAISDSSATIAETSAIVGTAQYFSPEQARGETVDARSDLYSTGIVLFELLTGRAPFRGENPVAVAYQHVNSEAVPPSSLNPKVSPALDAVVLRALAKDRFERYQSAAEFRDDLERAAAGQVPARKELAPTDFNSTLFGVNPTSVAGSEATMRQLTVDNDSRIARTQNRPPVAWIWAGIVSMIVIVAAVIFWTFNLAPTQLGEGLSTSIPDVVGQSFDDGAAALEGAELVAQKFTETSTTVPEGAIIRTDPEAGTNVTPGFQVKVFVSLGETPAQVPNVNNLLEADAIAQIEARGLQYGTTTQEYSPDLAAGVVIRSDPEGDAERRGDGSIIREGDVVNLYVSNGLVEVPDVTGQALAQANATLTALKLSITTNVDFSCSGNVVSAQSIVGEQAQRAAITIQVCGGS, translated from the coding sequence GTGACTGAAGGCGTTGCACAGGGCGTACGTCTGCTCGCCGGGCGCTACGAACTCGGCGACCTCATCGGCCGCGGCGGCATGTCGGATGTTCACGTCGGAATCGACAATCGTCTCGGGCGTCGCGTTGCCGTCAAGCTGCTCAAGCCATCACTGGCGACCGACCCGGCCTTCCGCACCCGCTTCCGCCGCGAGGCGCAGGATGCTGCCAAGATGGCGCACCCCACGATCGTCCGCATCTTCGACGCCGGCGAGGAGGTCGTGCACGAGCGCAGCGGTGCAGAATCGCTCCTGCCCTTCATCGTCATGGAGTTCGTCGATGGCCGCCTGCTCCGCGACATCATCGCCGACGGCCCCCTCGACCCGTCCGAGGCGGCGCGCATCGTCGGCCAGGTGCTGACTGCGCTCGAGTACTCGCACCGCGCCGGGGTCGTGCACCGCGACATCAAGCCGGGCAACATCATGGTCACGGCGAGCGGCCAGGTGAAGGTCATGGACTTCGGCATCGCGCGCGCCATCTCCGACTCCTCGGCGACGATCGCCGAGACCAGTGCCATCGTCGGCACGGCCCAGTACTTCTCGCCGGAGCAGGCCAGGGGCGAGACGGTGGATGCCCGTTCCGACCTGTACTCCACGGGCATCGTGCTCTTCGAGCTCCTCACGGGCCGTGCACCGTTCCGCGGTGAGAACCCGGTCGCGGTCGCCTACCAGCACGTCAACTCCGAGGCCGTGCCGCCGAGTTCGCTCAACCCGAAGGTGTCGCCCGCGCTCGACGCTGTCGTGCTCCGCGCCCTCGCGAAGGACCGCTTCGAGCGCTACCAGAGCGCCGCGGAGTTCCGCGACGACCTGGAGCGTGCGGCCGCTGGCCAGGTTCCGGCGCGCAAGGAACTCGCCCCCACCGACTTCAACTCCACGCTCTTCGGCGTGAACCCCACCTCCGTCGCTGGCAGCGAAGCGACCATGCGACAGCTCACGGTCGACAACGACAGTCGCATCGCTCGCACGCAGAACCGGCCCCCCGTGGCCTGGATCTGGGCCGGCATCGTGAGCATGATCGTGATCGTCGCCGCGGTGATCTTCTGGACGTTCAACCTCGCACCCACGCAGTTGGGCGAGGGCCTCTCCACGTCCATTCCGGATGTCGTCGGCCAGAGCTTCGACGACGGTGCCGCCGCCCTCGAGGGCGCGGAGCTCGTCGCGCAGAAGTTCACCGAGACCAGCACGACAGTGCCGGAGGGTGCGATCATCCGTACCGACCCCGAGGCCGGCACCAACGTGACCCCGGGCTTCCAGGTCAAGGTTTTCGTGTCGCTCGGCGAGACTCCAGCGCAGGTTCCGAACGTGAACAACCTCCTGGAGGCCGACGCGATCGCCCAGATCGAGGCGCGGGGCCTGCAGTACGGCACCACGACGCAGGAGTACTCGCCCGATCTCGCGGCCGGGGTCGTGATCCGCTCCGATCCCGAGGGTGACGCTGAGCGCCGCGGCGACGGCTCGATCATCCGTGAGGGCGACGTGGTCAACCTCTACGTGTCGAACGGCCTCGTCGAGGTGCCGGATGTCACGGGCCAGGCTCTCGCTCAGGCCAACGCGACTCTCACGGCCCTCAAGCTCTCCATCACGACCAACGTCGACTTCAGTTGCAGCGGCAACGTCGTCTCGGCCCAGTCGATCGTGGGGGAGCAGGCGCAGCGCGCAGCGATCACGATCCAGGTGTGCGGCGGGTCCTGA
- a CDS encoding penicillin-binding protein 2 yields MNKELKRVSIVVLAMFLALFTSTMLIQVVTSDGLRADDRNTRTLYASYSAERGPILVDGQPIAESVPTDDEYKFQRTYTNPLLYAPVTGYFTLNQGNTGIEGALNDYLSGTSNSQFLDGINAILTGQNPKGASVELTIDSAVQQAAWDALGEQSGAVIAIRPKTGEIIAMVSKPTFDPNLLAVHDSEQVIAAYNALLDDPAGPLFNRTLAGNLNPPGSTFKLVVASAALESGNYTPQSEFPNPAQLQLPESDNVITNSGGDDCGGTATVPLARALSLSCNIPFAELGLELGDQTIREQADKFGFNESIDVPLESTPSTYPRALDDPSTMLSAFGQGTNVRASPLQMAMVSMAIANGGSLMKPNLVERILSSDLRVLEQLEPELYREAMSQQTAAEITQMMVDSVANGAASNARIDGVDVAGKTGTAENGEGEPYTLWFTGFAPANDPQVAVAVVVENGGGLGQSGSGNQVAAPIAQTVLEAVLFK; encoded by the coding sequence GTGAACAAGGAACTCAAGCGCGTCAGCATCGTGGTCCTCGCGATGTTCCTCGCCCTCTTCACGTCGACGATGCTCATCCAGGTTGTCACCTCGGATGGGCTGCGCGCGGACGATCGCAACACGCGCACCCTCTACGCGAGCTACTCGGCCGAGCGCGGTCCGATCCTCGTCGACGGCCAGCCGATCGCGGAGTCGGTCCCGACGGACGACGAGTACAAGTTCCAGCGCACGTACACGAACCCGCTGCTCTATGCGCCCGTGACCGGCTATTTCACTCTCAACCAGGGCAACACCGGCATCGAGGGCGCGCTCAACGATTACCTCTCCGGCACGTCGAACTCGCAGTTCCTCGACGGCATCAACGCGATCCTGACCGGCCAGAACCCCAAGGGCGCCTCGGTCGAACTGACGATCGACTCGGCCGTGCAGCAGGCGGCCTGGGATGCCCTCGGCGAGCAGAGCGGTGCGGTGATCGCGATCCGCCCCAAGACGGGCGAGATCATCGCCATGGTCTCCAAGCCGACGTTCGACCCGAACCTCCTGGCCGTTCACGACAGCGAGCAGGTCATCGCGGCGTACAACGCCCTGCTGGATGACCCGGCCGGCCCGCTCTTCAACAGAACACTCGCCGGCAACCTCAACCCGCCTGGCTCCACCTTCAAGCTCGTGGTCGCCTCCGCAGCCCTCGAGTCCGGCAACTACACCCCGCAGTCGGAGTTCCCTAACCCCGCCCAGCTGCAACTGCCCGAGAGCGACAACGTCATCACCAACTCTGGCGGCGATGACTGCGGCGGCACGGCCACCGTGCCGCTTGCACGCGCGCTGAGCCTGTCGTGCAACATCCCGTTCGCCGAACTGGGTCTGGAGCTCGGTGACCAGACCATCCGCGAGCAGGCCGACAAATTCGGGTTCAACGAGTCCATCGATGTGCCGCTCGAGTCGACCCCCAGCACCTACCCCCGCGCGCTGGACGATCCCTCCACGATGCTCTCGGCCTTCGGACAGGGAACGAACGTGCGGGCCTCGCCCCTGCAGATGGCCATGGTGTCGATGGCGATCGCCAACGGCGGTTCGCTCATGAAGCCGAATCTCGTCGAGAGGATTCTCTCGTCGGATCTGCGGGTGCTGGAGCAGCTCGAACCGGAGTTGTACCGGGAGGCGATGAGCCAGCAGACAGCCGCGGAGATCACCCAGATGATGGTCGACTCGGTCGCGAACGGCGCGGCCAGTAATGCCAGAATAGACGGAGTCGATGTCGCGGGTAAGACGGGCACAGCGGAGAACGGCGAGGGTGAGCCATATACCCTCTGGTTCACCGGTTTTGCCCCGGCAAATGACCCACAGGTTGCAGTCGCAGTCGTCGTGGAGAACGGAGGCGGGCTTGGCCAGTCCGGCTCGGGAAACCAGGTCGCTGCACCAATCGCACAAACAGTACTTGAGGCGGTGCTATTCAAATGA
- a CDS encoding aminodeoxychorismate/anthranilate synthase component II → MTRVLVVDNYDSFVYTLGGYLLQLGAETTVVRNDDFSAADAAGVIAEYDAVLLSPGPGTPADAGVSIPIVKAVLESGQPLLGVCLGHQAIAEAMGATVTHAEELMHGKTSLITHDDSGFYDGVPQPFTATRYHSLAVVDSTVPSDLVVTSRTEGGIIMGLRHEELPIYGVQFHPESVLTEGGYRMLGNWLASAGLPEAAETARGLTPLVKL, encoded by the coding sequence ATGACACGAGTTCTCGTCGTCGACAACTACGACAGCTTCGTCTACACGCTCGGCGGTTACCTTCTCCAGCTCGGCGCGGAGACCACCGTCGTGCGCAACGACGACTTCAGCGCAGCGGATGCTGCCGGCGTGATCGCCGAGTACGACGCCGTGCTGCTCTCGCCCGGCCCCGGCACTCCCGCGGACGCTGGCGTGAGCATCCCGATCGTCAAGGCGGTGCTCGAGTCCGGCCAGCCGTTGCTCGGCGTCTGTCTCGGCCACCAGGCGATCGCCGAGGCCATGGGTGCCACCGTGACGCACGCCGAAGAGCTCATGCACGGCAAGACGTCACTCATCACGCACGACGACAGCGGCTTCTACGACGGCGTGCCCCAGCCGTTCACGGCGACGAGGTATCACTCGCTCGCGGTCGTCGACTCGACCGTTCCGAGCGACCTTGTTGTCACGTCTCGTACTGAGGGCGGCATCATCATGGGTCTCCGCCATGAGGAGCTGCCGATCTACGGTGTGCAGTTCCACCCTGAGTCGGTGCTCACCGAGGGCGGCTACCGGATGCTCGGCAACTGGCTCGCCTCGGCTGGGCTGCCCGAGGCTGCCGAGACGGCTCGTGGTCTCACGCCGCTCGTCAAGCTCTGA
- a CDS encoding serine/threonine-protein kinase, whose amino-acid sequence MRPSSGLTFGGRYQLSSRVAIGGMGEVWQATDLVIGRTVAIKILKDEYLGDPGFLERFRAEARHAALVNHEGIANVFDYGEEDGSAFLVMELVPGEALSSILERERVLPTDKVLDIVAQTALALQAAHAAGLVHRDIKPGNLLITPDGRVKITDFGIARIADQVPLTATGQVMGTVQYLSPEQASGHPASPTTDIYSLGIVAYEALAGKRPFTGESQVAIAMAQINETPPELPATVPEPVRNLVYSCIAKNPADRPASAAHLARAAQALRRGDVAAAAAAVPGILGTRSLAAAAGANYGAPTEATRVLSSVGSPTQAMEVPAEEEKKRNPWTWPLIVIVALLAVVVIGMLIAIFANPSQTPPNPTSPTPTASRPSNTPTPSPSATVSDRVFLDEAQILGKTEDEVRAILTGLELNLEARDGVQAPSEEQVGLAASVNPRGNVRKGEVIVVTFYTAIPDPVATKPSSVVVPTGTYVAGDTVPITWPAYSGCPSGHALSGFNFQVTNGTASVPNVVPSSATTLDILLGTPGTTSIAYTAVCTDFESPSSDPVTITVG is encoded by the coding sequence ATGAGACCCAGTAGCGGGCTCACGTTTGGGGGCAGATACCAGCTGTCCAGCCGTGTTGCGATCGGTGGGATGGGTGAGGTCTGGCAGGCGACGGACCTCGTCATCGGGCGCACCGTCGCCATCAAGATCCTCAAGGACGAATACCTGGGCGACCCGGGCTTCCTCGAGCGGTTCCGCGCCGAGGCCCGTCACGCGGCGCTCGTCAACCACGAGGGCATCGCCAACGTCTTCGACTACGGCGAGGAGGACGGCAGCGCGTTCCTCGTCATGGAACTCGTGCCCGGCGAGGCACTGAGCTCGATCCTCGAGCGCGAGCGAGTGCTCCCCACCGACAAGGTGCTCGACATCGTCGCGCAGACCGCCCTCGCGCTGCAGGCCGCACACGCGGCCGGTCTCGTGCACCGCGACATCAAGCCAGGCAACCTGCTCATCACGCCCGACGGCCGCGTCAAGATCACCGACTTCGGCATCGCACGCATTGCGGACCAGGTGCCCCTCACGGCGACCGGCCAGGTCATGGGAACGGTGCAGTACCTCTCGCCCGAGCAGGCGAGCGGGCACCCGGCATCCCCCACCACCGACATCTACTCGCTCGGCATCGTCGCGTACGAGGCCCTCGCGGGCAAGCGCCCCTTCACGGGTGAGTCCCAGGTCGCCATCGCGATGGCCCAGATCAACGAGACTCCCCCCGAGCTCCCGGCGACCGTGCCCGAGCCCGTGCGCAACCTCGTCTACTCGTGCATCGCGAAGAACCCTGCAGACCGTCCGGCCTCCGCTGCGCACCTCGCGCGCGCCGCACAGGCGCTCAGGCGCGGGGATGTCGCGGCCGCCGCCGCGGCGGTGCCCGGCATCCTCGGCACCCGCAGCCTCGCCGCTGCCGCCGGCGCCAACTACGGAGCACCCACCGAGGCGACCCGTGTGCTCTCGTCGGTGGGAAGCCCGACGCAGGCCATGGAGGTGCCCGCGGAGGAGGAGAAGAAGCGCAATCCGTGGACCTGGCCACTCATCGTGATCGTCGCGCTCCTGGCCGTCGTGGTGATCGGAATGCTGATCGCAATCTTCGCCAACCCCTCCCAGACCCCGCCGAACCCCACCAGCCCAACCCCGACTGCGTCGCGGCCGTCCAACACTCCGACGCCGTCACCGAGCGCAACGGTGTCCGACCGCGTGTTCCTCGACGAGGCCCAGATCCTCGGCAAGACCGAGGACGAGGTCCGTGCGATCCTGACCGGCCTCGAGCTCAACCTCGAAGCTCGCGATGGCGTGCAGGCACCGAGCGAGGAGCAGGTCGGCCTCGCCGCGAGCGTGAACCCGCGCGGCAACGTGCGCAAGGGCGAGGTCATCGTGGTCACGTTCTACACGGCGATCCCCGACCCCGTGGCGACCAAGCCGAGCTCGGTGGTCGTGCCCACCGGCACCTACGTCGCGGGCGACACGGTCCCGATCACGTGGCCCGCATACTCGGGATGCCCGTCAGGACACGCTCTCAGTGGCTTCAACTTCCAGGTCACCAACGGCACCGCCTCGGTGCCCAATGTGGTGCCGTCGTCGGCGACCACGTTGGACATCCTGCTCGGCACTCCGGGAACCACGTCGATCGCCTACACGGCGGTCTGCACGGACTTCGAATCGCCGTCTTCCGACCCTGTAACGATCACGGTCGGCTAG
- a CDS encoding FHA domain-containing protein — translation MSELTLLVLRIAFLAVLWGFVFAIVYALRSDLFGQKVRRMPAAPGAGTTAPAPRAQAPRPAAPRGPVFATRLVITSGAKEGLEIVLPEEQLTIGRSSESGLVIRDDYTSTHHARLLRWPDGWVVQDLDSTNGTFLDGNRIIVPTVIPLGATVRIGTTSFELRR, via the coding sequence ATCAGCGAACTCACTCTCCTCGTTCTGCGCATCGCGTTTCTCGCGGTGCTGTGGGGTTTCGTTTTCGCAATCGTCTACGCACTGCGTAGCGACCTCTTCGGCCAGAAGGTGCGCCGGATGCCCGCTGCCCCCGGCGCCGGCACCACGGCTCCGGCCCCACGCGCCCAGGCTCCCCGCCCGGCCGCCCCCCGGGGGCCGGTGTTCGCCACACGTCTCGTCATCACCTCCGGTGCCAAGGAGGGCCTCGAGATCGTGCTCCCCGAGGAACAGCTGACGATCGGCCGGTCGAGCGAGTCCGGTCTCGTCATCCGCGACGACTACACCTCGACCCACCACGCGCGCCTCCTCCGCTGGCCCGACGGTTGGGTCGTCCAGGATCTCGATTCCACGAACGGAACGTTCCTCGACGGCAACCGCATCATCGTTCCCACGGTCATCCCGCTCGGCGCCACGGTGCGCATCGGCACGACGAGCTTCGAACTGCGGCGGTAA
- a CDS encoding Stp1/IreP family PP2C-type Ser/Thr phosphatase, translating into MSRSAAASHVGKVRANNQDSAYAGRYLFVVADGMGGHAGGDVASAIATKRIAETDQQYTSPNDAEFALKSALLSANSLLAETVFEHNELTGMGTTVSSMVRVGDKVVIAHIGDSRIYLVRDGAMEQVTADHTFVQRLVDSGRITAEEAAVHPRRSVLMRVLGDVDASPEIDTAVLETRPGDRWLLCSDGLSSYVPEERILAVLKTVPSARDAADRLVKESLDQGAPDNVTVVVVDVDDVDDASFESPTTVGSAALPLMFGGEIERRALRLPSLLLHPLKATPPEDSHFEPESDDYLAALIQEDRKRARRRRITWLVFLGLVVAALVFAALLGYQFTQRHYFVGDVDGRVAIFQGVQQDIGPIELSHVYEETTILLDQLPPYYRGQVEATLNASDLEDARRIVEELADARLER; encoded by the coding sequence GTGTCACGCAGCGCAGCGGCCTCCCACGTCGGCAAGGTCCGCGCCAACAACCAGGACAGCGCCTACGCCGGGCGCTATCTCTTCGTTGTGGCCGATGGGATGGGTGGCCACGCTGGCGGCGATGTCGCCTCGGCGATCGCGACCAAGCGCATTGCGGAAACCGACCAGCAGTACACCTCCCCCAATGACGCCGAGTTCGCGCTCAAGTCGGCACTCCTCTCCGCCAATTCGCTCCTGGCCGAGACCGTGTTCGAGCACAACGAACTGACCGGCATGGGCACAACCGTCAGCAGCATGGTGCGTGTGGGCGACAAGGTCGTCATCGCGCACATCGGCGACTCCCGCATCTACCTCGTGCGCGACGGCGCCATGGAGCAGGTCACCGCGGACCACACCTTCGTGCAGCGTCTCGTCGACAGCGGCCGGATCACCGCGGAGGAAGCCGCCGTGCACCCCCGGCGCTCGGTACTCATGCGTGTGCTCGGCGACGTCGATGCCTCCCCCGAGATCGACACTGCCGTGCTCGAGACCCGCCCCGGCGATCGCTGGCTGCTCTGCTCCGACGGACTCTCGAGCTACGTTCCGGAGGAGCGCATCCTCGCGGTACTCAAGACCGTGCCCTCGGCCCGCGACGCTGCGGATCGTCTCGTCAAGGAGAGCCTCGACCAGGGTGCGCCCGACAACGTGACGGTCGTCGTCGTGGATGTGGACGACGTGGATGACGCGTCCTTCGAGTCCCCCACGACCGTCGGCTCCGCCGCCCTCCCGTTGATGTTCGGCGGCGAGATCGAGCGACGTGCACTGCGCCTGCCGAGCCTGCTGCTGCATCCACTCAAGGCCACCCCGCCGGAGGACAGCCACTTCGAGCCGGAGTCTGACGACTACCTCGCGGCGCTCATCCAGGAGGACCGCAAGCGTGCCAGGCGTCGCCGCATCACGTGGCTGGTCTTCCTCGGCCTGGTTGTCGCCGCCCTCGTGTTCGCCGCGCTCCTCGGTTACCAGTTCACGCAGCGCCACTACTTCGTGGGCGACGTCGATGGGCGCGTGGCGATCTTCCAGGGTGTGCAGCAGGACATCGGCCCCATCGAGCTCTCCCACGTCTACGAGGAGACCACGATCCTGCTCGACCAGTTGCCGCCCTACTACCGCGGACAGGTCGAGGCCACACTGAACGCCTCAGACCTGGAGGACGCGAGACGAATCGTCGAGGAGCTTGCGGATGCCCGCCTCGAACGCTGA